The nucleotide sequence AGCACGGTCGACAGCGTCGCCAGCTCCACGCCCGGCTCGACCCGGATGCGCGCCCCGTTCACCTCGATCTCGACAACCCCGCAAACCTTGGCCGGCGGCGCGGCGATCTCCAAAGGCTTCGTCTGTAGCCGCGAAATACGCTCGGGCTCGCTGGCTGTCCCGCTACCGCTCTCGGCATCAATTTGGATTGGCACGAAGTTCGGCGCCTTGCCCACCACCGCCGCCGCAACTTGGCGTCGCCACACCGTAAGCAGCCCGCGCGAAACGCCATTGCGCCGCGCAACCTCGGAGATGTTCGCACCCTCCCCAAAGCTCTCCGCCACGATCCGGGCCTTCTCCTCGCCCGTCCACCGACGCCGTCGGCGCTCCCCAGTGATCACCTCGACGCGACGATAGGAGTCATCTTCCTGCCTGGCATCAAGCATGGCATTTGCCATCGTTCCACCTCCACCGATCAGCTCATGCCAGGCTGTATCGCGCGCAAGCCGAGGGGTGGCTAGGTGGGGGCCTCATGCCGGTTACGGTTGAGCTGCGCGTCAGAATGACCGCAGCCGCTTCGTACAGAAGCCCTCGCAAATGGTGGTCGCCACGTCGGGATATATGGCCGTCATAATCGACTTCTCCGGATTGGTAGCGGCGCGTTGTCAGGCCGATCCAGGCGCCAACAGATCGGGATTTCTTGAAGTTGTCCGGCCTCTCAATGGCTGTTGTGAAGGCGGTTGCGGTGATCGCACCGATGCCGGGAATAGACATAAGGATGCGGCAAGCCTCACTCTGGCGCGCGTCCCGGACCAACTGGCGTCCGAGTTCGGCGGCGCGGATGCGAATGCCACGCCAGGCTTCCAGCATCGGAAGCACGATCGATGCAAGTCCGTCCTGATTGGCAAGAAGGCTCCGGACGTTCTTCTCGAAGGTGCTTCCCTTTCCGGCGGGAACCAGCAGACCGAAGGGTTTCATGACACCGCGGATCTGATTGGAGAGCTCGGTAGTGATCCGGACCAGCCGAGTGTGCGCCGCGACAAGCGTGCGTGTCAGCATACTGTCGAATCCCTTCACGCGCACCTCACGAAAGAACCTGACTTCCGCGAGCTGCGCCAGACCATCGGCGTCATTCGCGTCCGTCTTGTTCGCCGCCATGTCAAGCGCCGCGTTAGCATGTCGCGCATCGATGCAGATCGCCGGCAATCGGTGCGAAGAGTATGATAAAACCATACCGACAGCGGTCCGGTCTCGAACACCACTCGCTTTACGGCCGGCGCCCGCTTGCGGATGAGCTCGGCGACGATACTCGGATCAGATGCGCACTTGCCGCGCCAGATCCGTTCACCTGCTCGGCGGATCGAGACTGCCGTCTCTTTCATCGACACGTCGAGACCAATATATTCTTCGATGGCTGTTCTCCATTCGATGCTTGGGCCCGGCGTCCAGTCATGAGCCCGTACTTCCATCCTATCGGGGAACAGCCACCAGCTTCCATTGGGCGACTCGCTCCCGCGATTACCCCATGTGGACGGCTCCTCCACGGGACGAGAGTGCCAAGGAGTGGGCGCCCTTTAGGCAGTGTGGACTCTTGGGATTCTCAAATCAGATGGAAACATGATTCAAGGCTTTCTTTTGGGAGGAAGTCTTGGGTGTCATGGACCGGCTCGTTCTGAGCGATACGCAATGGGACCGCATCTCTGGCCTGATCATCGGTCGGCCGGATCAGCGTGATTCGACAGGCCGTGACAACCGGATGTTTGTCGAGGGCGTGTTGTGGGTCGTGCGAACCGGTTCGCCGTGACGTGATCTGCCCGAAGCATTCGGCGAATTGAACAGCGTCTTCCGCCGCTTCAGCCGCTGGAGCGCCAAAGGGGTCTGGCTGCGTATCTTCGAAGCGCTCGCAGATGATCCGGACTTTGAATACCTGATCGTTGACTCCACCATCGTCCGCGCCCACCAGCACGCTAGCGGCGCAAAACAAGCGCTTCCATCACCGCTTGGGACGCGCGCGTCTCTTCCTGGAGAAGATCGCGCGTGAGAACCGCAGGCTCTTTGTGCATTGGTAACTCGGCGATGGCGGCAAGCTCGCCTGATGGGGAGCCGGGTGAGGCGAGAGTCTCACGCCCGGTTCTGCGACAGGCTGGAGGTGAAATCCCTCCGGCCTACTCTCCCGACCGTGCCGGTGCTGGCCAAGGGAAAGACCGATACGGGCCGGTGCTGGATCTACATCCAGGACGATCGAGCGTTTGGGGGCGCGGGCCCACCGGCAGCCATGCTCTAGTACTCACGCGACCGCAAGGGCGAGCATCCCCAGGCGCATCTGGCCCGGTATGCCGGCATCCTGCAGGCCGACGCCTATGACGGGTACAACCAGCTCTATCTGGCGGGGCTCCAGCCCGGACCGATCCGGGAGGCCGCCTGCTGGTCGCACGCACGGCGCCCGTTCTTTGCCATGGCCGACGTTGAAGAGAATGCCCGGCGCAAGGGCGCCGGAAAAAAGGAAATCCCGCTCTCTCCGATCGCGATCGAGGTCGTGCAGCGGATAGATGCGCTGTTCGAGATCGAACGCTCCATCAATGGCAGAAGCCCGGAAGGGCGTCTGGAAGTGCGACAGACGCTGAGCCGGCCTCTGGTCGAGGACCTTCAGGTCTACATGCGCGAACAGCTCGCCAAACTGTCTCGTGGTCACGACCTGGCCAAGGCGTTCAACTACATCCTCAAGCGTTAGGCGAGCTTCACGCTGTTCCGGGAAGATGGACGCGTATGTCTCTCCACGGATGGTGTTGAGAAGCTCTCCCGTCAGTTCATGACAACTTTTTTGGCTTCTCCTTCCAGGCCGCCACCATCCGCTCGTACGCCTGCTCGACGCGTGCGACGTAGCCAGCTTCCCGCTCGCGGAGTTCCTTGATCCAGTAGTCCCGACCCGGGCCAGCCTTGCCATAGGCACGGGGCGCTCCAGCCTTGAGTGCCACCTTCCGGAGTTTCATCGCTGTAAACGCTGGGCGCGCGTGAGCATAATCTTTCCCGGTCGTCAGGATGTGCCAGATCATCACTGCGAGCTTACGTGCCGTTGCGACGGCCGCGACTCCAGGCCCATGCTTCCTCTGAATGCGGTTGAAGAAGGCCCGCAGCGGCCCTGGCGCCGTCTTGGCTGACCAGGCCGCTTCAACCAGCATCTTGCGGGCGTCACGATTACCCTGTTTCGAGATGCGACCATGCCTTGCCGGGTGCTCTCCCGATTGTCGAATCCGACGGGTCAAACCGAAGTAGCTGCTTAGCTTATCCGGTGACGGGAAGCGTGCGATGTCGCCGATCGAAGCCAGCACAGTCGAAGCAACGACCGAACTCACGCCGGGAATCGTCATCAGCTTGAGGGCCCGTGGATCATCCAGAGCCTCTTGCGCCACGACTTTGTCGATCTCCAACAGCTGTTTTGTCACGCGTTCGAGTTCCGCGATCAGACGCTGGAGCATCGCATATTCTTCCGGTGGAAGAGGCAGACTCTCGAGCCAACGTTGCCCGGACTTGCCGAAGAGGTGGCCTTTGTAGGGCGGTATGAGATTGGCATGTAGGATTGCCTTCATGCGTCCCTTAATTCTGACGATCTGCGCCAAGACGCCAGCGCGCTCCGCTATCTGGCGCCGGCGGCCGTAGGTATCCTCGTCGGCAACCCAGACCTCAGGCAAGAAACCGGCAGCATGCAACTTTGCCAGGGTTTCAGCATCGATCTTATCCGTTTTGATCCGCGCATAGGCGATCGCTCGAACAAGCCTCGGGTTGGCGACCGCGACGCGCTTAACATGCGGGCGCAGAAGACGTTCGACCGCCGCGCTGTTGCCCGTCACCTCGATGACCACTTCATCCTCTCGGCTGAGTGTTTTGGCGAACGCGACAAGTCTATCGTGGACAAGATCTACGCGGAGTTGTCGGGTTATCACACCGTCCTCCAGAATAGCGACCTGGGCGAAGGATCGATGGATGTCCATGCCGACGATTCTCATGCTTGGTTCTCCTTTGTTTCGGAGCCAGTGGGGCTTGCACGACATCTACGGATCCGCGCTCACAGCGCAGCCGGGCAAGTCGTAGGGGGCGGCCAAGTAACAACGCGAGCTCGCAGCTCATGGACAGGACGGCCTGCCACCGTTTCATGCTCCAGACGCCTCTATCCCGGCCTTGGTAAGCTAACCCGGAAACGAGGCGTCGACAGCATCATGCCCTTTAACAATGCTGCCGAACGGGGCCTGCGAGGCATCGCTCTTGGCCGGAAGTCCTGGCTGTTCTGCGGATCGGATCGCGGTGGACGGCGCGCTGCGTCGATGTACAGCCTCATCGTCACGGCAAAAATGAACGGTATCGATCCGCAGGCGTGGCTTACGGATATCCTCGCCCGGATTGCCGCCCATCCGGCCCATCGGCTGGACGAATTTCTGCCGTGGAATTAGACGCCGGCATCAGCGATCTCTGCTCGAGCCGCATGACCACTCACGTCAACAAGGGCCATCACGTCACCACCATCACCCAAGTCGCGAAGGACCTTGGCGAAGACGAAGATTGGCTACGCGACATCTCGATCGAAATGGAGATCGAGGACGGCGTCATCTGGGTCTATGGTGTTGGAGAAGACGGCGTCAAGGCGTTCACCGACTTCGGAATCGAGAACCTGATCGAGCTGATCAGGTTCTACAAAGAGAACCCTGGACTGCTCAAGCGGTAGGCCCTGCGGCCTACGCCGAATGGATACCAATAAGCTGACGGCCGCTACCCTCCAGGTCGACAAGATAGCATCGGTGCTGGCCGTTTCTACCGCGCACAGGCGGGCTGCGGCCGGTGGTGGCTTTTTAGGATATCCCGCTTGGCCTTCAACTTGGCGATCTCACGGCGCAACCGCTCGATCTCCTGCTGCTCCGGCTTCATCTGCCCGTGGGCCGGGAAAAGCCTGCACCGGATCGGAGCCGAACTCCTTCACCGATTTGCGCAGAACGTTCTCATGAACATCCAGGTCGCGCCCGGCCTGCGCTACCGACACTCCACGCTCCCTAACCAGCTTGACAGCCTCCATCCTGAACTCGCGACTGAACTTCCGTCTCTTCATCGCCCACCTCCGGCTTCATGAAACACCTAACCTCGATGTCCATCAAACCGGCAGCAGATCAAACGACGTGATCTTCACTTAGTGCAGTGTTTCAGCCAAAGCTCTCTCAAACAGCTCTAAGCCTTCATCCATCGTCTCATGGTCGATCGTGAGCGCAGGCAAAAACTTTACGACTTGATCCACGGGCCCGCATCGTTCGAGCATCACCCCTTTCTCGAAGGCCTTGCGCGTCGCAGCCGCAGCTATTTCGGTCGCTTGACAATCAAAGCCTAGAGCAAGGCCTCGGCCTCGGACAACAAAATTATTCCCATACTTCGATGCGATGACCTCGAGCCGTTTTCGCATTAGTTGCGCCATTTGCTGTACCTGCTGCGAAAACGTCGAGTCGCGCCAATAAGCATTTACAGCGGCGGTAGCAGACACCAGTGCGACATTGTTCCCTCGGAAGGTCCCAGTGTGCTCACCTGGTTGCCAAGCATCAAACTCCTCTTTGATCAGCAACATTGAAAGTGGGAGGCCATACCCACTTAACGACTTGGACATCGCAACAATGTCGGGCGACAATTCTGCAAACTCGAAGCTAAAAAAGTTCCCCGTCCGACCGCATCCCATCTGGATATCGTCGACCACCAACAGCGCGCCAACTTCATTTGCAATCCCCTGAATTGACTTCAACCATTCCTCACCAGCTACATTTATTCCGCCTTCCCCTTGCACGGTTTCCACGAGAATGGCTGCCGGACGATCAAGGCCACTACTTTCGTCTGCCAGTAGTTTTCGCAAGTAGTTGGCAGTATCTACAGTTGGACCAAAATAACCATCAAAAGGCATGAAGGTTGTGCCGCACAGGGAAGTGCCACTACCAGCGCGATAAAACCGATTACCGCTTGCGGCGATCGCTCCTAAGCTCATCCCATGATAGCCGTTTGTAAATGCAATGACGTTTTGACGCCTGGTAACTTTGCGTGCGAGCTTTAAAGCTGCCTCAATGGCATTTGAACCCGTTGGCCCCGTGAATTGGAAGCGATATTTCAGACCGCGGTCCCGAAGTATGACAGATTTGAAAGTATGCATAAACTCAAGCCTTGCAGGAGTCGCCATATCGAGACCATGGACAACGGCATCCGATGCTAGATACTCCGTGATAGCTTCCCTAATTGCATGGTTGTTGTGGCCATAGTTCAGCGCTCCAGCGCCAGAGAAGAAGTCAATGACCCTTCGGCCGTCCTCAGTTAGCATAATAGAGCCGCGTGCACGGCTGAAAATGGCAGGAAACGAACGTGAGTACGAGCGAACGTTAGACTCGAGGGTTTCCGAAGCGTCCATTTTGCGCGACTGGTTGATTGCTTCATCCATGGTTGTCTCCTCGAGCGCTGGTTCGACCGAACGAGCGCATTGCTTTCACAGGTCGACCTATAACAAGCAGCTCTTCAGGAACTGTGTCTTGCCCGAGAGAGGTCTCCCGGATCCGCTCAGTTAGCTGAGAAGCGGTACCGGCGAACCTACTAAGAGTGGTAGTACTCCTGAGTTGTGGCTATCTTGGTCTGGGTTGGCGCGCTGTGCGCCCGTATTGACGAACCTGAAGGATCAAATGGCGCGCAGATACAGGAAGCGCTCTTGGCCGTTACGTCCAGGTGGATGAAGGATACGCCGATCAACGGTTGTATCTCACTCCGTGAGCGTCGAGGCTGATAGGGACGCCCGCAGCCGAATCTGTGGGAGCGTGAACAGCAGCCGGAGGCATTGTCCCTGAGACTAGGCGACCTGGTTAGCATTACTCGCGCTGGCGAATGAGGCACTCGGAAGAAGCGTGTCAACCGGGGCCGCGCCAGGGGAGGGCACCGGCGTCATCTCGCATCGCCGTTCGAGATGCCATACCGCTTATTGCACCAACTCGAGGCACGCCCAGAGATGTCAGTGAATATCGCGCCCGCAGCCGCTGAGGTAAGTGGAGAGCTCTGGCCACAGCTGTAACTTGCCGTTCCGATAAACCCGTCGAGCGGCTTCCGGATGATGAAGCGGAACTCGGTCCCCGGCTGGCCCGGTACGATCACGTGGCCGCCGGAGCTCGATCGATCTTGAGAATGCCGAGACGCGATGAATGTCGTGATGCCAGAGGCTTCTCTGCTCGGCAACCAAGAAGCGGTCGAGCCACAGGGCGTACATCGGGCCGCCGCCGTAGTCGCGTAGGGCGGTTCTCGGTACGAGATGTATTGATGAGTCGCGACTTGCCGAAGTGGCTCAACGGGTCGTCAGGTCGCTACTGTCGGTTCCGACTCCAGCGCACTTCCGTCCCGTCACCTCGGACGTACAAGCGCCGGATCCCCATCACCTCGAAATAGGGATATAGAAGTCTACCGATACAGCCTGTCCCTGGCGGCCGAGCAAACGCCGGCGTCAGGAGCGATTCGCTCTCAGCGCCAGCGAGGCATGGGGTTTGCTACTTCCGTCCTGGCGCATGCTGACAGACAGCACCTCGACCGGCGGGCCGGCGACTTAGCACAACCCCTTCACTTCTCTCAATGCAGGGCCGAGGGCGCGTGACCATCGAATGGCAGCGTTGCCATTTCGCTGCCAGCTTCGCCCAGATGATACTTGTGTGCCCATCTGCCGAGAAGGTAATGCCAGCGGAGCGTCGGGGCTGGTGTTCGACCCGGGCATAGTTTCAGCGGATCGTATGAACGACGAAAGCGAGGGCATTGACGTACTGGCATGGCTCACGGATATCACCGCTCACGAATGCCCCCGTTCAACGCATTTAAATTTATTGATAAAATCAATACGCAAGCGCGCAAGCTTAGTATGCAAGGTTAGTATGCAAGGTTAGTATGATTGAACCGGAGCCGATAGGCTGCGCCAGGGGCTAATGGTGGCGGCTTCCTTTATCTGTGAAGAGTCCTTCGGCGTCCCAAGGTGGGCTGACGGCAAGGACATCGCCGCTGCAACCTATCATGCCTAAGAGCTGCGTCTTCTTCGATCTATGCAAGAAGTCTGTCGGACAATTCTATGCAGGCACTGGAGGGATCTCTCAGAACAGCATGGCTGTACACGCTGCGTGGTCGCTCCAAACCTTGGCGTAATTTGCGCGAATTGTCTGCCCACTAGAGAAGGTAGTAGCTTGCGCCATTATTATATTCAATAGTCCATTCTCGCCTCCGCGCGGCGTGCTCATTGTGAATTAGAACCGACTCTCACCATCGTCACGCGTCACAGCGAGGGCAGAGGGGGCATGAAATCAGGAGGACGGTCGCGCGTCCTTCCGTGGACGATCGGAAAAGTACTTCCGGAGAACAACCAGAATACATCAGGTTCTGTGTTCGAACTCTTCCGCTTCTCCGGTCCAATCGGCTCGAAAGTCGCGGCGGAGCAGCATGATTGTGAAACGGGCTAGGACTGAGGAGGTAACAATCTGGAAAGCACGGTCCTCTCGCCGAAACCTGGACTCGCTCGACGGAATATACCAGAAATTCTGAGCATCATGGAGCTTTGACATCTGCAATCGCTCCAGTTCCGATCGTGTCCACCGCACTTAACGACCAACGCCACTGGCATTGCGTCAGTCCGGTTCATGCTTGACTAACCCTTTTCCGCCGGAGCCAGTAAAGCGGGGCCGATCGTTTAGTGTGACTCTTGGGCGATCCACGCGAACGTTGTGCAACTTCCATGACTAAGAAATGCATCGAAATACCCGATTCTAGTTGTTATGACTCGATTGTTTTTCTTGGTAGGAACTGCCGAGGTAACTGGGTTGCGCGCTCGCAGACCGGCGCGTTCGGCGGGTTGTTCTTGACGCGCCGGCACGCGCTGAAATATGCGCTCGCAAAGAATGGCTACCGTCCCGAGTCAATTGTCGAACTGTCATTCTCAATTGAACTAGACATTTCCGGAGGACCAATAGAGACAGGCTGAGCTTCTCAGCAGCAATTCCGGTACGCGCTGTTGTTCGATCTGCTTGAGTACGGAACATATGTTGCTCTGCGCGGCATGGCCTGCGCTCTTCCGAGATTAATGATAACTAGTGCGACACGTTGCAACCGAATTAACCGCTTTCTCTTTCGTGTGTCTGCCATGCTGTGACTGCCTTGCGCTCGCCTCATCGTAGTTTCGAGGCCTGCAATAAACGAACTACGACGATCATGCGCGCCCGCAGACGATCGAGGGCTACGTCCATTCCAATTCGAGCCGACCGCTCCGTCGCCTCCTACGTTCATTTTACGCGCGCTTCGCCTAGGCGCGATGGCACATGCAGATTGCCAATTTCGCTGCAGCTCTCGCCAGCCGCAACCGCAGCTGAAAGGCTTGTCCGGTGGACTGATGGGGACAGTAGGGACGTCATCTCGAATTTGAACGCACCTGACCTGCCACTGAATTTTCATCCCGCGGCAGTTAGAGTCTCTGGGTTTCGTGCAGCGAGACCGAACTTTGGACCAGCTGGAACTAGAGTTTTGCGCCTCTGATCACGTTGACGGGCTGGTAGCGCCGACGTGTTTTTGCAGCAAAATCGGCGGTCGATTGCCGATCGCCCCGTGGGGCCGTTCCTCGTTATAGTATCTGCGCCAAGTCTCCACTTTTTCCTGGGCATCCGCAAGGGACAGGAACCAATGGGCATTGAGACATTCAGCCCGAAAGCGCCCATTGAAGGCTTCGATAAAGGCGTTGTCGGTCGGCTTGCCTGGCCGTGAGAAGTCCAGCGTGACACCGCGCTGGTAGGCCCACAAATCGAGGTCGCGCGAGACAAACTCGCTGCCTTGATCGACGCGGATCGTGGCAGGGAATCCCTCTTCATTGCAAAGCCTTTCCAGAACATCCACGACATCGGTGCCGCGGAAGGTGAGCCGCGGCTCCAGCGCCGGCGAGAAGTGAGAGAAGATATCGATGATCGTGAGCACCCGGAGCTTGCCGCCGGTTGCCAGCTGGTCATGGACAAAGTCC is from Bradyrhizobium sp. ISRA430 and encodes:
- a CDS encoding transposase gives rise to the protein MANAMLDARQEDDSYRRVEVITGERRRRRWTGEEKARIVAESFGEGANISEVARRNGVSRGLLTVWRRQVAAAVVGKAPNFVPIQIDAESGSGTASEPERISRLQTKPLEIAAPPAKVCGVVEIEVNGARIRVEPGVELATLSTVLAALRGVR
- a CDS encoding IS110 family transposase is translated as MDIHRSFAQVAILEDGVITRQLRVDLVHDRLVAFAKTLSREDEVVIEVTGNSAAVERLLRPHVKRVAVANPRLVRAIAYARIKTDKIDAETLAKLHAAGFLPEVWVADEDTYGRRRQIAERAGVLAQIVRIKGRMKAILHANLIPPYKGHLFGKSGQRWLESLPLPPEEYAMLQRLIAELERVTKQLLEIDKVVAQEALDDPRALKLMTIPGVSSVVASTVLASIGDIARFPSPDKLSSYFGLTRRIRQSGEHPARHGRISKQGNRDARKMLVEAAWSAKTAPGPLRAFFNRIQRKHGPGVAAVATARKLAVMIWHILTTGKDYAHARPAFTAMKLRKVALKAGAPRAYGKAGPGRDYWIKELREREAGYVARVEQAYERMVAAWKEKPKKLS
- the ectB gene encoding diaminobutyrate--2-oxoglutarate transaminase, with product MDEAINQSRKMDASETLESNVRSYSRSFPAIFSRARGSIMLTEDGRRVIDFFSGAGALNYGHNNHAIREAITEYLASDAVVHGLDMATPARLEFMHTFKSVILRDRGLKYRFQFTGPTGSNAIEAALKLARKVTRRQNVIAFTNGYHGMSLGAIAASGNRFYRAGSGTSLCGTTFMPFDGYFGPTVDTANYLRKLLADESSGLDRPAAILVETVQGEGGINVAGEEWLKSIQGIANEVGALLVVDDIQMGCGRTGNFFSFEFAELSPDIVAMSKSLSGYGLPLSMLLIKEEFDAWQPGEHTGTFRGNNVALVSATAAVNAYWRDSTFSQQVQQMAQLMRKRLEVIASKYGNNFVVRGRGLALGFDCQATEIAAAATRKAFEKGVMLERCGPVDQVVKFLPALTIDHETMDEGLELFERALAETLH